A window of the Tiliqua scincoides isolate rTilSci1 chromosome 5, rTilSci1.hap2, whole genome shotgun sequence genome harbors these coding sequences:
- the GATAD1 gene encoding GATA zinc finger domain-containing protein 1, with translation MPLGLKPTCSVCRTTSSSMWKKGGQGEILCHNCTGRSGPGSAAGAAYATTSAASQHSNGGGGGGGGGGGGGGGGGGGGGKQSKQEIHRRSARLRNTKYKSAPAAEKKVSTKGKGRRHIFKLKNPIKAPESVATIITAESIFYKGVYYQIGDVVSVIDEQDGKTYYAQIRGFIQDQYCEKSAALTWLIPTTASPKDCFDPATYIIGPEEDLPRKIEYLEFVCHAPSEYFKSRSSPFPTIPTRPEKGYIWTHVGPTPAISIKETVTSSL, from the exons ATGCCGCTGGGCCTGAAGCCGACGTGCAGCGTGTGCCGCACCACCTCCTCGTCCATGTGGAAGAAGGGCGGCCAGGGCGAGATCCTCTGCCACAACTGCACGGGGCGCTCGGGGCCCGGCTCGGCCGCCGGGGCCGCCTACGCCACCACCTCAGCGGCCTCGCAGCACAGCaacgggggaggagggggaggaggcggtggtggtggcggcggcggcggaggaggaggaggaggagggaagcag AGCAAGCAAGAAATTCACAGGAGATCTGCTCGATTAAGGAACACAAAATACAAGtctgctcctgctgctgaaaaaaaagtttccaccaaaggaaaaggaagaaggcatATTTTTAAGTTAAAAAAT cCCATCAAAGCTCCAGAATCTGTAGCCACTATAATTACTGCAGAATCTATCTTCTATAAG GGAGTTTACTATCAGATTGGAGATGTTGTTTCAGTGATTGATGAGCAGGATGGTAAAACATACTATGCTCAGATTAGAGGGTTTATTCAAGACCAGTACTGTGAAAAAAGTGCAGCTTTAACTTGGCTCATTCCTACTACAGCTAGCCCCAAAGACTGTTTTGACCCTGCAACTTACATAATAG GACCAGAAGAAGATCTTCCCAGAAAAATCGAATACTTAGAATTTGTTTGTCACGCACCTTCAGAATATTTCAAGTCTCGATCatctccttttcccaccattcCTACTAGACCAGAAAAGGGTTATATTTGGACTCATGTTGGACCTACTCCAGCCATCTCGATCAAGGAAACTGTTACCAGCAGTTTATAA